In Cryptomeria japonica chromosome 10, Sugi_1.0, whole genome shotgun sequence, a genomic segment contains:
- the LOC131048002 gene encoding receptor like protein 22 yields MAQNITVILKICILLCFVCSQTHGCHKIEKDALLKFRDNLKYPNALLNSWKGSSNCCQWTALHCDSHSGRVDSLDFRGFNLSTHYRGKLGLSALFPLSQLKYLDLSMNSFHGLEMPPNMSFLTELTYLNLSNTGLSGLLPFQLGKISKLRYLDFSDLEHLEIPCLKWLGTLTQLEYISLRGVNLSGLPMMEIGESVGELKRLQHLDMTNCSLVGPIPAFLINLTSLRYLHMENNSLSSELPTWVFNIKSLVSLNLRMNFLNGTLPAQIAALSLTHMDLSVNHLTGTIPSVIGNLSSLTYLDLGVNKFYGTIPSSLSNLSSLNFLRLRHNALQGNIPHWLSTLSSLTYLDLSANKLNGSVPYSLGQLSSLKTLSIWGNQLEGTVTESLFENLTNMQYLLLTESGLTLNISRDWVPSFNLAMLLVRGCNMGGSIPKWLSYQTRIEHIDLSRNSLEGTIPSWLWSTWYNLKTLNLSGNHLHGPLPSLALQNQLTVLELSKNNFEGNIADYIGTNLPSSLEFLSLSNNKLRGAIPSSISFLKRIENLDLSSNELSHALPSSLGNCTSLKVLTLYGNKLERAIPDELGNLQKLQSLDLRGNRFSEQLPSGLLNCKLLEFLDLSKNNFTGKLPNWIASLKNLRVALLRSNNLSGTIPPDIFRIPNLQIIDLASNGFSGVIPAEITELVAMATAQTSGERYGRYFIAYQMYYQKGFNITNKGNELDYSSIPAAFTVIDLSANNLRGEIPGEIGKLKGLITLNLSHNHLSGRIPESLGDIHNLESLDLSGNQLSGSIPVSIQALDFLGHLNLSYNNLSGRIPQQRHFDTFGASSFLGNVNLCGAPVNKTCSSQRSLPPSTQVEEEDEEISSWKSREMMMGTGVGFVVAFCGVGLVLWCRVAKYWE; encoded by the coding sequence ATGGCACAGAATATCACAGTTATTTTGAAAATATGTATACTCCTCTGTTTTGTTTGCTCACAAACACATGGATGCCATAAAATAGAAAAGGATGCTCTTTTGAAATTCAGAGATAATCTGAAATATCCCAATGCCCTCTTGAATTCTTGGAAAGGCTCTTCTAATTGCTGCCAATGGACAGCCCTCCACTGTGACTCTCACTCAGGAAGAGTGGATTCTCTTGATTTCAGAGGTTTCAACCTTTCTACTCATTACAGAGGAAAGTTAGGACTCTCTGCGCTCTTCCCATTAAGCCAACTGAAATACCTGGATTTGAGCATGAATTCTTTTCACGGCCTTGAGATGCCCCCAAACATGTCCTTTTTGACAGAGCTTACTTATCTCAACCTCTCCAACACAGGCTTATCTGGACTCCTGCCTTTCCAGTTGGGAAAGATTTCAAAGCTACGTTACTTGGATTTTTCTGATCTAGAGCATTTGGAAATCCCCTGTTTGAAATGGCTGGGGACTCTTACACAGCTCGAGTATATTTCACTCCGTGGGGTCAATCTAAGCGGCCTTCCTATGATGGAAATAGGTGAGTCTGTTGGTGAACTTAAGAGGCTTCAGCATCTGGACATGACAAATTGTAGCCTGGTAGGTCCAATTCCTGCTTTTCTCATAAATCTTACTTCACTCAGATATCTGCATATGGAGAATAATTCACTTTCTTCTGAACTACCCACCTGGGTATTCAATATAAAAAGCTTGGTTTCACTCAATCTGAGGATGAATTTCCTGAATGGGACTCTGCCAGCCCAGATTGCAGCTTTAAGCCTTACCCACATGGACCTCTCAGTGAATCATTTAACTGGCACAATCCCATCTGTCATTGGGAATCTAAGCTCTTTGACATATCTAGATCTGGGTGTCAATAAATTCTATGGAACAATTCCCTCTTCCTTAAGCAATCTCTCTTCTCTGAACTTTCTGCGCCTTCGTCATAATGCACTGCAGGGCAACATTCCCCATTGGTTGTCCACATTATCATCCTTGACATATCTTGATCTGAGTGCAAATAAGTTGAATGGTAGTGTTCCGTATTCATTAGGTCAATTGTCCTCCCTTAAAACCCTTTCAATATGGGGCAATCAGTTGGAGGGAACGGTGACAGAGTCTCTGTTTGAAAACCTAACCAATATGCAGTACCTATTGTTAACTGAAAGTGGATTGACTCTCAACATAAGCAGAGATTGGGTTCCTTCTTTTAATCTGGCGATGCTATTGGTGAGAGGGTGTAACATGGGAGGAAGCATTCCAAAATGGTTGTCCTACCAGACCAGAATTGAGCACATTGATCTTTCCAGAAACAGTCTGGAGGGAACCATACCTTCATGGTTATGGAGTACATGGTATAATCTGAAGACCCTGAACCTCTCAGGCAATCATCTCCATGGTCCTCTTCCCTCTCTTGCCCTTCAAAATCAATTGACAGTTCTGGAATTGTCCAAGAACAATTTTGAAGGAAACATTGCAGATTACATCGGAACAAATCTTCCATCTTCTCTGGAGTTCTTGTCGCTGTCTAACAACAAGCTCAGAGGTGCCATTCCTTCATCAATCTCTTTCTTAAAAAGGATAGAAAATTTGGATCTGTCAAGTAACGAGCTCAGCCATGCTCTGCCCTCCAGCCTGGGGAACTGCACCTCTCTGAAAGTGTTGACATTGTATGGCAATAAGCTGGAGCGAGCAATTCCAGATGAGTTGGGTAATCTACAAAAGCTCCAGTCATTGGATCTCAGGGGCAATAGATTTTCAGAGCAATTACCATCGGGGCTTCTCAACTGTAAACTACTAGAGTTCCTGGATCTTAGCAAGAACAACTTCACTGGCAAATTACCCAATTGGATTGCAAGCTTGAAAAATCTGCGAGTTGCTCTTCTGAGGTCGAATAATCTGTCAGGCACAATTCCTCCAGATATATTTCGTATACCCAATCTTCAGATCATCGACCTCGCCTCCAATGGCTTTTCAGGCGTCATTCCCGCTGAAATCACAGAATTAGTCGCCATGGCTACTGCTCAAACGAGCGGTGAAAGGTATGGAAGGTACTTTATTGCTTATCAAATGTATTATCAGAAAGGGTTTAACATTACCAACAAGGGAAACGAGCTGGACTACTCTTCAATTCCTGCTGCCTTTACTGTTATTGATCTCTCTGCAAACAATCTCAGAGGAGAAATTCCAGGGGAAATTGGGAAGCTGAAAGGCCTGATTACTCTAAACTTGAGTCACAACCATTTAAGTGGGCGCATTCCAGAAAGCTTAGGGGATATCCATAATTTAGAGTCTCTGGATCTATCGGGCAATCAGTTGAGTGGATCGATTCCTGTTTCGATCCAGGCGCTCGATTTTCTGGGTCATTTGAATTTGTCATATAATAATCTGTCAGGAAGAATTCCACAACAACGCCACTTCGACACATTTGGAGCATCGTCATTTTTGGGTAACGTGAATTTGTGTGGAGCTCCAGTGAataagacttgttcttctcaaagatCGCTTCCTCCTAGTACacaagtagaagaagaagatgaggagaTTTCGTCGTGGAAAAGCAGAGAGATGATGATGGGAACAGGTGTTGGATTTGTGGTGGCGTTTTGTGGAGTCGGTTTGGTATTGTGGTGTCGAGTGGCTAAATATTGGGAATAG